The genomic segment CTGCTAAAGATGAATACTTCGGTAATTTCATTTTACCAGCATAATAACTATTCAAGTCATTTAATTCCATACGCTGATAAAACATAACCAGATGCGGCATTTCCGGCTTTAAGCATGTCTTAAGGTCAGTGAGTCTGGTCACAACCAGCACATCGACCTGTCCGGAAATGTCCTGAGGATCAGCAACTACTGTACATGGCACATGAAAAGGATATGTGGTCGCAATACGTTTAACGAATAGTTTCGGTTCATGTCCAAGATCCTCAAGCTGCTTCAAATGCTGATTGATTACCTTGGTTCCACCGGTAAGATTCAAATCTGAAAGATAGTACCCGACTCTCAATATATTCACCTTCATTAAGAATTATTGCAGAACATTTCCGCATAAGTACGGCTCAATGCCATGTGCAAGCGGTTCTAACAGCTAAGTTCAGTAATTTCTATACATAGTTTAAGGCAGACAGAATTACCTGTCATATCAAAATATTTGCTTGCCAGCATGTTGGAATTGGTGATATTGGTCTGACCAATTAAACAAAATAGAAAATTGGTAGGTCCCATAGTGATTGCTCAAAACAAAACTGATTCTGTTTACCTGTCCGTAGCCAAGCAGATTGCGGAACTGATTGAATCAGGTGAATTCAAACAAGGGGATAAGCTCCCTCCTGAACGGACGTTAGCTGAAAAATTTCAGGTTTCACGCAGCTCTGTACGTGAAGCTATCAAATGTCTGGCCCAGAAAAATCTGGTGGAAAGCCGCCGTGGTGACGGAACGTATATATTGACTGACATAGATGCAGATATTTTCGAAGCCTTTACTTCAGCCTTCTCAGACCAGAAAAAAAGACTTTCCGACATATTTCAATTCCGCATGGTTGTAGAACCGCAAATTGCGGCCCTTGCAGCTATGGCAATGGATGACGAAACCTTAAATCGTTTGAAGGTCATTATTTTCGACCAGCAGACCAGAATGCGTAATGGCGAGGATTGCAGCGACCTTGATACCCGTTTGCATCTTGAAATAGCTAAGTCTACCGGAAACAGTATCTTTCCAGAGATGATGACGGCACTAAACCGCATTGTCGAAGAAAGCCGTTCCAAAATGCTGCAAAGCCCTGAGCGACAGGAAAAATCTCTTGCCGCACATTTCAATCTTCTCGAAGCATTTGAAAAGCGCGACGCAGCCAAAGCCCGTGAAATTATGATGCAACATATTAAAGAAATTGAATCCGTAACAACAAACTCGGATTTAAAATAAAACTGTTCGCACAGCGAGGACTGATCAATGTTTTCAACTCTTCTGATTTTCATCGTTTTAGGTATTTTTGCCGGGATTCTTGCGGGATTGCTCGGCATAGGCGGAGGACTTGTAATTGTACCGATTCTGGTCTTTACCCTGCCCCCTCTGGGCATACCGGAAGTTCATCTGATGCACATCGCACTTGGAACTTCACTGGCCAGTATCATTTTTACATCCATATCCAGTATGCGTTCGCACAATAAACGAGGCGCTGTACGCTGGGACATTTTTAAAGCCATAACCCCGGGTATTCTGGTAGGAACATTTCTTGGTTCTATCTCAACATCATTCATGAATACCAACATATTAAAAGGAATTTTTGTTATATTCCTTTACTACGTTGCTTCTCAGATGCTGTTCGGTCTGAAACCAAAAGCATCCAGACAGGTTCCCGGCCCAAAAGGCATGTTCACAGCAGGCGGAGTGATTGGTATTTTCTCCAGTCTTGTAGGTATCGGCGGCGGTACTTTGTCTGTTCCATTCCTGACTATGTGTAACATCGTCATTCACACTGCAATCGGGACTGCTGCAGCAATCGGGCTGCCTATTGCACTGGCCGGTACTGCCGGATATTTATGGACAGGAATCGGTGTAGCTGGACTACCTGACTACTGCATCGGCTACGTCTACCTACCCGCTTTAATCGGTATCGTGTCAGCCAGCATGCTGACCGCACCAATCGGAGTACGTCTGGCTCACAGCCTGCCGGTAGATAAGCTGAAAAAAATATTCGCAATTCTGCTTATTGTAGTGGCAACCAGAATGCTTCTCACTATTTTCTAAAACTATTCCAGTAATAAATTAACATTTCAGGAGATTTTAAGATGAAAGAAGTACGGAATAATGCACGTGATTTGATGAAAGGATACTGCAAAGTCTGTCCCGTATGTAACGGCAAGGCATGCGTTGGCGAAGTCCCGGGAATGGGCGGACTCGGCACTGCTGCAAGTTTCAAAAACAATATCAAAGCACTCGAAGACATTAAGCTGAACATGCGCACCATTCATGAAGCCAGCGAACCTGACACCTCTGTCAGCATCATGGGGCTCAAGCTGGATATCCCCGTTATCGCAGCGCCTATCGGTGGTGTTGAATTCAACATGGGTGGTAAAGTAAGCGAGCTTGATTACATCTCCTCCAAATTAAAAGCCTGCGCTGCCAAAGGAGTTATCGGCTGTACAGGTGACGGAGTGCCTGCG from the Maridesulfovibrio zosterae DSM 11974 genome contains:
- a CDS encoding FadR/GntR family transcriptional regulator; its protein translation is MIAQNKTDSVYLSVAKQIAELIESGEFKQGDKLPPERTLAEKFQVSRSSVREAIKCLAQKNLVESRRGDGTYILTDIDADIFEAFTSAFSDQKKRLSDIFQFRMVVEPQIAALAAMAMDDETLNRLKVIIFDQQTRMRNGEDCSDLDTRLHLEIAKSTGNSIFPEMMTALNRIVEESRSKMLQSPERQEKSLAAHFNLLEAFEKRDAAKAREIMMQHIKEIESVTTNSDLK
- a CDS encoding sulfite exporter TauE/SafE family protein, yielding MFSTLLIFIVLGIFAGILAGLLGIGGGLVIVPILVFTLPPLGIPEVHLMHIALGTSLASIIFTSISSMRSHNKRGAVRWDIFKAITPGILVGTFLGSISTSFMNTNILKGIFVIFLYYVASQMLFGLKPKASRQVPGPKGMFTAGGVIGIFSSLVGIGGGTLSVPFLTMCNIVIHTAIGTAAAIGLPIALAGTAGYLWTGIGVAGLPDYCIGYVYLPALIGIVSASMLTAPIGVRLAHSLPVDKLKKIFAILLIVVATRMLLTIF